Proteins found in one Acidobacteriota bacterium genomic segment:
- a CDS encoding PIN domain-containing protein, with protein MSVFVDTSAFLAVLDKSDERHAAARRIWIETLEAGRPLVCHNYILVETSAVLARRIGMKAVRVFESDIVPALRIIWINRDIHEAAVGALLAAGRRTLSLADCASFEIMRRTSLREAFAFDPHFEEFGCEMIGG; from the coding sequence GTGAGCGTCTTTGTCGACACAAGCGCCTTCCTGGCCGTCCTCGATAAAAGCGACGAGCGACATGCAGCCGCCAGGCGGATTTGGATCGAGACGCTCGAAGCCGGGCGCCCTCTCGTCTGTCACAATTATATCCTTGTCGAAACGTCGGCTGTTCTGGCGCGAAGAATCGGGATGAAGGCCGTTCGCGTTTTCGAGAGCGATATTGTTCCGGCCCTTCGCATCATTTGGATAAACCGGGACATCCATGAAGCGGCGGTCGGCGCCCTTCTGGCAGCCGGACGCCGGACGCTCAGCCTTGCCGACTGCGCAAGCTTCGAGATCATGCGGCGGACGAGCCTTCGCGAGGCCTTTGCCTTTGATCCGCACTTCGAGGAATTCGGCTGCGAAATGATCGGCGGTTGA
- a CDS encoding ribbon-helix-helix protein, CopG family, with protein MAKTVKISISMPASEFKALEAGRRKAGRTRSQYIRDILAAYGATFTGSGGKGGAVREDRSLYGSPLPADLTDKAELRRRAISAAGRFESGLSDLSIGHDRYLTDMPDQEKSSSECRKKKERTP; from the coding sequence ATGGCGAAAACGGTCAAGATCTCGATCAGCATGCCGGCGTCCGAGTTCAAGGCCCTCGAAGCCGGACGCCGCAAGGCCGGGAGGACAAGAAGCCAATATATCCGGGATATCCTGGCCGCATATGGCGCGACATTTACAGGCTCGGGCGGAAAAGGCGGCGCCGTCCGCGAAGACCGCAGTCTTTACGGCTCTCCTCTGCCGGCCGATCTTACGGATAAGGCTGAACTGAGGCGCAGGGCGATTTCAGCCGCCGGACGGTTCGAATCCGGACTTTCCGACCTCTCCATCGGACACGACCGCTATTTGACCGACATGCCGGATCAAGAAAAAAGCAGTTCGGAATGTCGCAAAAAGAAGGAGCGAACACCGTGA